From Micromonospora rhizosphaerae, the proteins below share one genomic window:
- a CDS encoding MMPL family transporter, with protein MTTRLQEKHRLAGLASGRRSKYAMLVFWLVLIAAAGPLAIKLTEVQDNDTLGALPATAEASRAVQRAEEAFPDSQKPLAVAVYVREGGLSDADRAKVDGDRTAFARYADGGQVPPPVPSEDGRALLLSFPVAGDADQRADAVAGIKDRLSAEAPQGLRTALTGPAGGEDDVFDAFADMDSTLLLATAATVALLLLITYRSPVLWLIPLITVAVANQLASAVVYLLARHAGLAVDFQSQSILTVLVFGVGVDYALLLIARYREELRRHADRHAAMAVALRRSIGAIGASAATVAIGLLCLLAAQLPSTRGLGPVGAVGIAAAFLAMTTLLPAVLVIFGRWLFWPFVPRYSPDAVGLDVAAEHGVWRRIAGVVGRRPRAVWLGTAAALVALSFGIGNLSIGMPHDESFTKEVGSVTGQRMIEAHYPRGAVAPAEILAAAGPADQVMAAARTVPGVAEVGAPERSPDGRWVRVAAVLTHTPDSDAALDTVDRLRAAVHAVPGAQALVGGDTAYLLDEERTVGRDNRVVVPLVLAVVLVILVLLLRALVAPLLLLASVVLSYVAAMGAAGLILDAMGYPKLFVGIPLQTFLFLVALGVDYTIFLATRAREETARLGHRQGVLHALTVTGGVITSAGVVLAATFGALSVLPLVPSVQSAVIIGVGVLLDTFLVRSLLVPALALHIGPPTWWPSALARPVFRPVAAPPVERIPAAS; from the coding sequence ATGACCACAAGACTGCAGGAAAAGCACCGGCTGGCCGGCCTGGCGTCCGGCCGCCGCAGCAAGTACGCCATGCTCGTCTTCTGGCTCGTCCTCATCGCGGCGGCCGGGCCGCTGGCGATCAAGCTGACCGAGGTGCAGGACAACGACACCCTTGGCGCGCTGCCCGCCACCGCCGAGGCCAGCCGGGCGGTGCAGCGGGCGGAGGAGGCGTTCCCGGACTCGCAGAAGCCCCTGGCCGTCGCCGTCTACGTCCGCGAGGGCGGCCTCAGCGATGCCGACCGCGCGAAGGTCGACGGCGACCGTACCGCGTTCGCCCGGTACGCCGACGGCGGCCAGGTGCCCCCGCCGGTCCCGAGCGAGGACGGGCGGGCGCTGCTGCTCTCCTTCCCGGTCGCCGGGGACGCCGACCAGCGAGCCGACGCGGTGGCCGGCATCAAGGACCGCCTGAGCGCCGAGGCACCACAAGGTTTGCGGACCGCGCTCACCGGTCCGGCCGGAGGCGAGGACGACGTCTTCGACGCGTTCGCCGACATGGACAGCACGCTGCTGCTGGCGACCGCGGCCACCGTTGCGTTGCTGCTCCTCATCACGTACCGCAGCCCGGTCCTGTGGTTGATCCCGCTCATCACCGTCGCGGTGGCCAACCAGCTGGCCAGCGCGGTGGTGTACCTGCTGGCCCGGCACGCCGGGCTGGCCGTGGACTTCCAGAGCCAGAGCATCCTGACCGTGCTGGTCTTCGGGGTCGGCGTGGACTACGCCCTGCTGCTCATCGCCCGCTACCGGGAGGAACTGCGCCGGCACGCCGACCGGCACGCGGCGATGGCCGTCGCGCTGCGGCGGTCGATCGGCGCGATCGGCGCCTCGGCGGCGACCGTCGCGATCGGACTGCTGTGCCTGCTCGCCGCGCAGCTGCCGTCCACCCGGGGGCTCGGACCGGTCGGCGCGGTCGGGATCGCCGCGGCGTTTCTCGCCATGACCACGCTGCTGCCGGCCGTGCTGGTCATCTTCGGGCGGTGGCTGTTCTGGCCGTTCGTGCCGCGGTACTCACCCGACGCGGTCGGGCTCGACGTGGCGGCCGAGCATGGGGTGTGGCGGCGGATCGCCGGTGTCGTCGGCCGGCGGCCCCGCGCGGTGTGGCTGGGCACGGCGGCGGCGCTGGTCGCCCTGAGCTTCGGCATCGGCAACCTCAGCATCGGCATGCCGCACGACGAGTCCTTCACCAAGGAGGTCGGCTCGGTCACCGGGCAGCGGATGATCGAGGCGCACTACCCGAGGGGAGCGGTCGCTCCCGCCGAGATCCTGGCCGCCGCCGGCCCGGCCGACCAGGTGATGGCCGCCGCCCGTACCGTGCCGGGGGTGGCCGAGGTGGGCGCGCCAGAACGCTCGCCGGACGGCCGGTGGGTGCGCGTCGCGGCGGTCCTGACCCACACGCCGGACAGCGACGCGGCGCTGGACACCGTCGACCGGCTCCGCGCCGCGGTGCACGCCGTGCCGGGTGCGCAGGCGCTGGTCGGCGGGGACACCGCGTACCTGCTCGACGAGGAGCGGACGGTCGGCCGGGACAACCGGGTCGTGGTGCCGCTCGTGCTGGCGGTCGTCCTCGTCATCCTGGTCCTGCTGTTGCGCGCGCTGGTCGCGCCGCTGCTGTTGCTGGCGAGCGTGGTCCTGTCCTACGTCGCCGCGATGGGCGCGGCCGGGCTGATCCTCGACGCGATGGGCTACCCGAAGCTCTTCGTCGGGATCCCGCTGCAGACGTTCCTGTTCCTCGTCGCCCTCGGCGTGGACTACACCATCTTCCTCGCCACCCGGGCCCGCGAGGAGACGGCGCGGCTCGGGCACCGGCAGGGCGTGCTGCACGCGCTGACCGTGACCGGCGGGGTGATCACCAGCGCGGGCGTGGTGCTGGCCGCCACGTTCGGCGCGCTGAGCGTGCTGCCCCTGGTGCCGTCGGTGCAGTCGGCGGTCATCATCGGCGTCGGGGTGCTGCTCGACACGTTCCTCGTCCGCAGCCTGCTCGTCCCGGCGCTGGCGCTGCACATCGGCCCGCCCACCTGGTGGCCGAGCGCCCTGGCGCGGCCGGTGTTCCGGCCGGTCGCGGCCCCGCCGGTCGAGCGGATACCGGCGGCGTCGTAA